A genomic segment from Brienomyrus brachyistius isolate T26 chromosome 9, BBRACH_0.4, whole genome shotgun sequence encodes:
- the LOC125748456 gene encoding NF-kappa-B inhibitor delta isoform X1, translating into MGNCSHRGKAPKENSCSLPTVKKLLEQKRKRETATSPSSSTSSFSLVTTSIASASVPVSLPEQGTQTGGNCSYQGIMGAVGPMLPPATSVWNHPNSPQCSNLQQDCPIPSVGGYFNTVATSLDCGQSQAYSPGLTPSFTTQQPDYSCAMSIHHYLECPMTVTLSGSVHSGVQQSLSYSWTPVSSLHSHGAPSPQGFGEEMDAGKLEEARMSLQAMDYSKKMWQDEDGDTILHIYTAKGLREYAFAAAENLRDLGKLDSKEHKGKTALLVAATANQSLIVQDLLLLGADVNACDDKGQTALHLAATYGFPRVMQTILSMGLNVNLEARNFEGLTPLHCAAISHSATMKSFFTPVSDLHSLAEDKLSCIQLLLSSGASLLSQDIKSNKTVLHLAVKEGNVMLVRILLQINLADTQAFVNMKAHGNTALHMAAGLHGSCHQEEVIRLLLNHGADPSIRNLENDQPAHLLQSGEKGEQLKFLLKKRNAASRRRITSLQDQE; encoded by the exons ATGGGAAATTGCAGTCACAGAGGAAAAG CGCCAAAGGAAAATTCGTGTTCACTGCCCACTGTTAAGAAACTCCTGGAGCAGAAGAGGAAGCGAGAAACAGCTACTTCCCCATCTTCCTCAACCTCCTCATTCTCATTGGTGACCACTTCAATTGCCAGTGCTTCTGTCCCT GTGTCACTGCCAGAACAGGGTACCCAAACAG GTGGTAACTGCAGCTATCAGGGCATCATGGGAGCTGTGGGGCCCATGTTGCCACCGGCCACTAGTGTGTGGAACCATCCCAACTCCCCTCAGTGCTCAAACTTGCAACAGGACTGCCCCATTCCTTCTGTGGGAGGCTACTTTAACACTGTGGCAACCTCGCTGGATTGTGGCCAGAGTCAGGCCTACAGCCCTGGcctgaccccaagcttcacgACACAGCAACCAGATTACAGTTGTGCCATGAGCATCCATCACTAT TTAGAATGCCCCATGACAGTGACCCTCTCTGGTTCAGTTCACTCGGGGGTGCAGCAGTCTCTGAGTTACTCTTGGACACCCGTGAGTAGCCTTCATAGTCATGGAGCCCCAAGCCCTCAGGGATTCGGGGAAGAGATGGATGCTGGGAAACTGGAGGAGGCACGCATGTCCCTTCAGGCGATGGACTACAGTAAGAAGATGTGGCAGGATGAAGATGGAGACAC GATCTTGCATATCTACACGGCAAAGGGGCTGAGGGAGTACGCTTTTGCAGCTGCGGAAAACTTGCGGGACCTGGGCAAGCTAGATTCCAAAGAACATAAAGGAAAG ACTGCTCTGCTGGTAGCAGCGACAGCAAATCAGTCACTAATTGTCCAGGACCTTCTTTTGCTGGGGGCGGACGTCAATGCCTGTGATGATAAGGGTCAGACTGCACTCCACCTAGCAGCTACCTATGGATTCCCCAGAGTAATGCAG ACAATTCTTTCCATGGGACTGAATGTGAACCTGGAGGCTCGCAATTTTGAAG GACTGACTCCCCTGCACTGTGCAGCCATCTCCCACAGTGCCACCATGAAGTCCTTTTTTACCCCAGTGTCTGACCTGCACAGCCTGGCGGAAGACAAACTCTCCTGCATCCAGCTTCTGCTTAGTTCTGGAGCATCCCTCCTCAGCCAG GACATCAAGAGCAACAAGACAGTTCTACACCTGGCTGTGAAGGAAGGCAATGTGATGCTGGTGCGAATCCTGCTGCAGATTAACCTGGCAGACACACAGGCTTTCGTTAATATGAAG GCGCATGGTAACACTGCTCTGCACATGGCAGCTGGCTTGCATGGTAGCTGCCACCAGGAGGAGGTGATCCGCTTACTGCTGAACCACGGAGCTGATCCCAGCATCCGCAACCTGGAGAACGACCAGCCTGCGCACCTGCTGCAGAGTGGGGAAAAGGGAGAACAG CTGAAGTTCCTCCTCAAAAAGCGAAATGCTGCCTCTCGACGGCGTATTACATCCTTACAGGACCAAGAGTGA
- the LOC125748456 gene encoding NF-kappa-B inhibitor delta isoform X2, protein MHWPKPPKENSCSLPTVKKLLEQKRKRETATSPSSSTSSFSLVTTSIASASVPVSLPEQGTQTGGNCSYQGIMGAVGPMLPPATSVWNHPNSPQCSNLQQDCPIPSVGGYFNTVATSLDCGQSQAYSPGLTPSFTTQQPDYSCAMSIHHYLECPMTVTLSGSVHSGVQQSLSYSWTPVSSLHSHGAPSPQGFGEEMDAGKLEEARMSLQAMDYSKKMWQDEDGDTILHIYTAKGLREYAFAAAENLRDLGKLDSKEHKGKTALLVAATANQSLIVQDLLLLGADVNACDDKGQTALHLAATYGFPRVMQTILSMGLNVNLEARNFEGLTPLHCAAISHSATMKSFFTPVSDLHSLAEDKLSCIQLLLSSGASLLSQDIKSNKTVLHLAVKEGNVMLVRILLQINLADTQAFVNMKAHGNTALHMAAGLHGSCHQEEVIRLLLNHGADPSIRNLENDQPAHLLQSGEKGEQLKFLLKKRNAASRRRITSLQDQE, encoded by the exons CGCCAAAGGAAAATTCGTGTTCACTGCCCACTGTTAAGAAACTCCTGGAGCAGAAGAGGAAGCGAGAAACAGCTACTTCCCCATCTTCCTCAACCTCCTCATTCTCATTGGTGACCACTTCAATTGCCAGTGCTTCTGTCCCT GTGTCACTGCCAGAACAGGGTACCCAAACAG GTGGTAACTGCAGCTATCAGGGCATCATGGGAGCTGTGGGGCCCATGTTGCCACCGGCCACTAGTGTGTGGAACCATCCCAACTCCCCTCAGTGCTCAAACTTGCAACAGGACTGCCCCATTCCTTCTGTGGGAGGCTACTTTAACACTGTGGCAACCTCGCTGGATTGTGGCCAGAGTCAGGCCTACAGCCCTGGcctgaccccaagcttcacgACACAGCAACCAGATTACAGTTGTGCCATGAGCATCCATCACTAT TTAGAATGCCCCATGACAGTGACCCTCTCTGGTTCAGTTCACTCGGGGGTGCAGCAGTCTCTGAGTTACTCTTGGACACCCGTGAGTAGCCTTCATAGTCATGGAGCCCCAAGCCCTCAGGGATTCGGGGAAGAGATGGATGCTGGGAAACTGGAGGAGGCACGCATGTCCCTTCAGGCGATGGACTACAGTAAGAAGATGTGGCAGGATGAAGATGGAGACAC GATCTTGCATATCTACACGGCAAAGGGGCTGAGGGAGTACGCTTTTGCAGCTGCGGAAAACTTGCGGGACCTGGGCAAGCTAGATTCCAAAGAACATAAAGGAAAG ACTGCTCTGCTGGTAGCAGCGACAGCAAATCAGTCACTAATTGTCCAGGACCTTCTTTTGCTGGGGGCGGACGTCAATGCCTGTGATGATAAGGGTCAGACTGCACTCCACCTAGCAGCTACCTATGGATTCCCCAGAGTAATGCAG ACAATTCTTTCCATGGGACTGAATGTGAACCTGGAGGCTCGCAATTTTGAAG GACTGACTCCCCTGCACTGTGCAGCCATCTCCCACAGTGCCACCATGAAGTCCTTTTTTACCCCAGTGTCTGACCTGCACAGCCTGGCGGAAGACAAACTCTCCTGCATCCAGCTTCTGCTTAGTTCTGGAGCATCCCTCCTCAGCCAG GACATCAAGAGCAACAAGACAGTTCTACACCTGGCTGTGAAGGAAGGCAATGTGATGCTGGTGCGAATCCTGCTGCAGATTAACCTGGCAGACACACAGGCTTTCGTTAATATGAAG GCGCATGGTAACACTGCTCTGCACATGGCAGCTGGCTTGCATGGTAGCTGCCACCAGGAGGAGGTGATCCGCTTACTGCTGAACCACGGAGCTGATCCCAGCATCCGCAACCTGGAGAACGACCAGCCTGCGCACCTGCTGCAGAGTGGGGAAAAGGGAGAACAG CTGAAGTTCCTCCTCAAAAAGCGAAATGCTGCCTCTCGACGGCGTATTACATCCTTACAGGACCAAGAGTGA
- the LOC125748466 gene encoding sodium/potassium-transporting ATPase subunit gamma-like produces MDLSVVLVLCSTVALTVGSAFGREMMASTNNEGKEYDSAFEYDYESLRIGGLIFALVLFLLGVILILSKKCQCASKKQRNGNDA; encoded by the exons ATGGATCTGTCTGTGGTTTTAGTGCTCTGTTCCACTGTGGCATTGACCGTGG GATCTGCGTTTGGCAGGGAAATGATGG cATCTACAAATAATGAGGGAAAAG AGTATGACAGTGCATTTGAATATG ACTATGAGTCCCTGCGAATTGGAGGACTGATCTTTGCCCTAGTTCTCTTTCTTTTGGGAGTCATTCTGATCCTCA GCAAAAAATGCCAGTGTGCATCCAAGAAACAAAG GAATGGGAATGACGCATGA
- the LOC125748456 gene encoding NF-kappa-B inhibitor delta isoform X3 encodes MGAVGPMLPPATSVWNHPNSPQCSNLQQDCPIPSVGGYFNTVATSLDCGQSQAYSPGLTPSFTTQQPDYSCAMSIHHYLECPMTVTLSGSVHSGVQQSLSYSWTPVSSLHSHGAPSPQGFGEEMDAGKLEEARMSLQAMDYSKKMWQDEDGDTILHIYTAKGLREYAFAAAENLRDLGKLDSKEHKGKTALLVAATANQSLIVQDLLLLGADVNACDDKGQTALHLAATYGFPRVMQTILSMGLNVNLEARNFEGLTPLHCAAISHSATMKSFFTPVSDLHSLAEDKLSCIQLLLSSGASLLSQDIKSNKTVLHLAVKEGNVMLVRILLQINLADTQAFVNMKAHGNTALHMAAGLHGSCHQEEVIRLLLNHGADPSIRNLENDQPAHLLQSGEKGEQLKFLLKKRNAASRRRITSLQDQE; translated from the exons ATGGGAGCTGTGGGGCCCATGTTGCCACCGGCCACTAGTGTGTGGAACCATCCCAACTCCCCTCAGTGCTCAAACTTGCAACAGGACTGCCCCATTCCTTCTGTGGGAGGCTACTTTAACACTGTGGCAACCTCGCTGGATTGTGGCCAGAGTCAGGCCTACAGCCCTGGcctgaccccaagcttcacgACACAGCAACCAGATTACAGTTGTGCCATGAGCATCCATCACTAT TTAGAATGCCCCATGACAGTGACCCTCTCTGGTTCAGTTCACTCGGGGGTGCAGCAGTCTCTGAGTTACTCTTGGACACCCGTGAGTAGCCTTCATAGTCATGGAGCCCCAAGCCCTCAGGGATTCGGGGAAGAGATGGATGCTGGGAAACTGGAGGAGGCACGCATGTCCCTTCAGGCGATGGACTACAGTAAGAAGATGTGGCAGGATGAAGATGGAGACAC GATCTTGCATATCTACACGGCAAAGGGGCTGAGGGAGTACGCTTTTGCAGCTGCGGAAAACTTGCGGGACCTGGGCAAGCTAGATTCCAAAGAACATAAAGGAAAG ACTGCTCTGCTGGTAGCAGCGACAGCAAATCAGTCACTAATTGTCCAGGACCTTCTTTTGCTGGGGGCGGACGTCAATGCCTGTGATGATAAGGGTCAGACTGCACTCCACCTAGCAGCTACCTATGGATTCCCCAGAGTAATGCAG ACAATTCTTTCCATGGGACTGAATGTGAACCTGGAGGCTCGCAATTTTGAAG GACTGACTCCCCTGCACTGTGCAGCCATCTCCCACAGTGCCACCATGAAGTCCTTTTTTACCCCAGTGTCTGACCTGCACAGCCTGGCGGAAGACAAACTCTCCTGCATCCAGCTTCTGCTTAGTTCTGGAGCATCCCTCCTCAGCCAG GACATCAAGAGCAACAAGACAGTTCTACACCTGGCTGTGAAGGAAGGCAATGTGATGCTGGTGCGAATCCTGCTGCAGATTAACCTGGCAGACACACAGGCTTTCGTTAATATGAAG GCGCATGGTAACACTGCTCTGCACATGGCAGCTGGCTTGCATGGTAGCTGCCACCAGGAGGAGGTGATCCGCTTACTGCTGAACCACGGAGCTGATCCCAGCATCCGCAACCTGGAGAACGACCAGCCTGCGCACCTGCTGCAGAGTGGGGAAAAGGGAGAACAG CTGAAGTTCCTCCTCAAAAAGCGAAATGCTGCCTCTCGACGGCGTATTACATCCTTACAGGACCAAGAGTGA